One Castanea sativa cultivar Marrone di Chiusa Pesio chromosome 4, ASM4071231v1 DNA window includes the following coding sequences:
- the LOC142631781 gene encoding SUMO-activating enzyme subunit 1B-1-like, whose protein sequence is MDGEELTEQETALYDRQIRVWGADAQRRLSKSHILVCGVKGTVAEFCKNIVLAGVGSLTLVDDRVVTDEALFSSNFLIPPDENVYRGKTLAELCCDSLKDFNPMVRVSVEKGDVSGFDGEFFNKYDVVVVSCCSLVTKKSVNEKCRKLSKHIAFYTVDCRDSSGEIFVDLQDHIYSKKKLEETVECKLQYPSFEEAISVPWRALPRRVSKLYFAMRVIEKFEAEGRHPGDVSIADLPDVLRLKKELCEANSLNESHIPDALLERLVTGTREFPPVCAVIGGILGQEVIKAISGKGDPLKNFFFFDAVDGKGIIEDISISNPKSGS, encoded by the exons ATGGACGGAGAAGAGTTGACTGAGCAAGAGACTGCTCTCTACGATCGCCAAATTAGGGTTTGGGGCGCTGATGCTCAAagaag ATTGAGCAAATCTCATATATTAGTATGTGGAGTGAAAGGGACTGTTGCTGAg TTTTGCAAGAACATTGTTCTAGCAGGGGTTGGTAGTTTGACATTGGTGGATGATCGGGTAGTGACCGATGAAGcacttttttcttctaattttttgatACCTCCTGATGAGAATGTGTATCGTGGGAAAACGCTTGCCGAGCTTTGTTGTGATTCCTTGAAAGATTTCAATCCGATGGTTCGTGTTTCAGTTGAAAAAG GTGATGTGTCAGGCTTTGATGGGGAGTTTTTCAATAAATATGATGTTGTAGTTGTCAGTTGTTGCTCACttgtgacaaaa AAATCGGTCAATGAGAAATGCCGGAAGTTATCAAAGCATATAGCATTCTATACAGTTGACTGTAGAGACTCTTCTGGTGAAATATTTGTTGATCTGCAGGACCATATATATTCAAAG AAAAAACTAGAGGAGACCGTTGAATGCAAACTGCAATATCCTAGTTTTGAG GAAGCAATTTCAGTGCCTTGGAGAGCTCTGCCAAGGAGAGTGTCAAAGCTGTACTTTGCTATGAGAG TGATAGAAAAGTTTGAGGCTGAGGGGCGTCATCCTGGAGACGTTTCGATTGCAGATCTTCCTGATGTTCTGAGGCTGAAAAAGGAGCTTTGTGAGGCAAAT TCATTGAATGAATCTCATATTCCTGATGCACTTCTTGAAAGATTGGTAACGGGTACAAGAGAATTCCCTCCAGTTTGTGCTGTCATTGGGGGAATCCTTGGACAG GAGGTTATCAAAGCAATATCAGGCAAAGGTGACCCtctaaaaaatttcttcttctttgatgctGTGGATGGGAAAGGGATAATAGAGGacatttcaatttcaaatcctaaaaGTGGAAGCTGA